One genomic window of Lentimicrobiaceae bacterium includes the following:
- a CDS encoding YfhO family protein, producing the protein MKNNLIKKSIPYVMAVLIFMALSIVYMLPQMQGKKLKQSDITQFKGMSKEIVDYREATGEEPYWTNSMFGGMPAYQISTKYEGNIAKTLDPIVRFFIDRPAGTMFLYMLGFFILLLALKVKAEVALVSSIAYGLTSYLFIILGAGHNSKATAISLMAPVLAGVFLTLRKKYLLGGVVTALFLALQIWANHVQMTYYLGIMILVILLVYFIYSFKEKEVKSLLKGVAVLFAAAIVAVACNFTSLYATYSYGKETIRGKSDLVQEGKRQTGLDKEYATMWSYGIGETFTLLIPDFNGGVSNGALSEDSKSYSALIQNGVLAHQAKQVIKNMPLYWGTQPGVAGPIYVGAIIIFLFVLGCFVVKGKIKHILLILTILSILLSWGSNFSFLTDIFFDYVPMYNKFRAVSMTLVIAELTIPLLAGLALWNIVKGDFPKEKLNRYLYISFGIVGGITLFFALFSGGLFSFVSPNDVQLKNIFPDWLLSALIEDRQHLLKSDAWRSFIYVALSFGLIWLFVNKKLKLQTLIPVLALLIIFDLWFVDKRYLNKDNFVRKSLVDVPFQPSEADKTILQDKDLYYRVFNQTVSSFNDASTSYFHKSVGGYHAAKLGRYQDVIEYHLSKGNMSVFNMLNTKWFILPDSRNNQPVARYNPGALGNAWFVQDVRMVDNANQEIEALNDIDVATTLVYDKAFDNIVKSSSINYDSTANIKLVSYAPNKLVYECSTPVDACAVFSDIYYANGWNAQIDGNDVPYFRANYILRALNIPKGEHTIVFAFEPQEIKVGTIVSYTGSIILLLSIVLSVFVYVRKYKLEKNKPVTD; encoded by the coding sequence ACCGTATGTAATGGCAGTGCTGATTTTTATGGCATTGTCTATAGTATATATGTTGCCACAAATGCAAGGCAAAAAACTTAAACAGTCGGATATTACTCAGTTTAAGGGAATGTCGAAGGAAATAGTCGATTACCGAGAGGCAACAGGCGAAGAACCTTACTGGACAAATTCAATGTTTGGAGGCATGCCGGCATATCAAATTTCGACAAAATACGAAGGAAATATTGCAAAAACACTTGACCCGATTGTTAGGTTTTTTATAGACAGACCTGCCGGAACGATGTTTTTGTACATGTTGGGCTTTTTTATCTTATTGCTGGCATTAAAGGTAAAAGCTGAAGTAGCTTTGGTTAGTTCAATAGCTTACGGATTGACGTCGTATTTGTTTATCATTCTGGGAGCCGGGCATAATTCTAAAGCCACCGCTATAAGTCTGATGGCTCCTGTTTTAGCGGGTGTTTTTCTTACTCTAAGGAAAAAATACCTGTTGGGTGGAGTGGTAACAGCCTTGTTTTTGGCTTTACAAATTTGGGCTAATCACGTTCAAATGACTTATTATTTAGGTATTATGATACTCGTAATACTTTTGGTATATTTTATCTATAGTTTTAAAGAGAAAGAAGTAAAAAGTCTTTTAAAGGGTGTAGCAGTGCTTTTTGCTGCTGCGATTGTTGCTGTTGCATGTAATTTTACATCTTTGTACGCAACATATTCGTACGGCAAGGAAACTATAAGGGGTAAGTCCGATTTGGTTCAAGAAGGCAAGCGACAAACCGGATTAGATAAGGAATACGCCACAATGTGGAGCTATGGTATTGGCGAAACTTTCACCTTACTTATCCCCGATTTTAATGGAGGTGTTTCTAATGGAGCGTTAAGCGAAGATTCAAAATCCTACTCGGCATTAATTCAAAATGGAGTACTTGCTCATCAGGCAAAGCAAGTGATTAAAAATATGCCTTTGTATTGGGGAACTCAGCCCGGTGTAGCCGGTCCAATATATGTTGGAGCAATTATTATCTTTTTGTTTGTGTTGGGCTGTTTTGTTGTCAAAGGCAAGATTAAACATATATTACTAATACTGACCATATTATCTATACTACTATCGTGGGGTAGCAATTTTAGCTTTTTAACTGACATCTTTTTTGATTACGTCCCAATGTACAATAAGTTTAGGGCTGTTTCAATGACATTGGTAATAGCAGAGCTTACTATTCCGCTACTTGCAGGATTGGCTTTGTGGAATATTGTCAAGGGCGATTTTCCGAAAGAGAAACTAAACAGATACTTATATATAAGTTTTGGTATTGTAGGAGGTATAACTCTGTTTTTCGCATTGTTTTCCGGCGGATTGTTCAGTTTTGTTTCGCCCAACGATGTACAATTAAAAAATATTTTCCCCGATTGGCTTCTAAGCGCTTTAATAGAAGATAGACAACACCTTTTGAAAAGCGATGCTTGGAGGTCGTTTATTTATGTAGCCTTGAGCTTTGGTCTGATTTGGCTTTTTGTCAATAAGAAATTAAAATTACAAACACTGATTCCTGTTTTAGCTTTACTTATAATATTTGACTTATGGTTTGTTGATAAGAGATATTTAAACAAAGACAACTTTGTCCGCAAATCGCTTGTTGATGTACCTTTCCAACCTTCGGAAGCAGACAAAACCATATTGCAAGACAAAGATTTGTATTACAGAGTTTTCAATCAAACAGTTTCGTCATTCAACGATGCATCAACTTCGTATTTTCATAAATCGGTTGGAGGGTATCATGCTGCCAAACTTGGTAGGTATCAGGATGTGATAGAGTATCATTTGTCGAAAGGAAATATGAGTGTGTTTAATATGTTAAATACCAAGTGGTTTATTTTACCCGATAGTCGTAACAACCAACCTGTGGCTCGTTATAATCCCGGAGCATTAGGCAATGCTTGGTTTGTGCAAGATGTAAGGATGGTCGATAATGCAAATCAGGAAATAGAGGCACTAAACGATATTGATGTTGCAACGACTTTGGTTTACGACAAAGCATTCGATAATATTGTTAAATCTTCGTCAATCAATTACGATTCAACTGCCAACATTAAACTTGTCAGCTACGCACCAAATAAATTGGTTTACGAATGCAGTACTCCTGTTGATGCTTGTGCAGTTTTCTCAGATATTTATTATGCAAATGGTTGGAATGCTCAAATAGATGGAAATGATGTTCCATACTTTAGAGCAAATTATATTTTGCGAGCTTTAAATATCCCCAAAGGCGAGCACACAATAGTATTTGCATTCGAGCCGCAAGAAATTAAGGTCGGAACTATAGTATCATATACGGGCTCAATAATATTGCTGCTTTCGATAGTATTATCGGTGTTTGTTTACGTTAGGAAGTATAAATTAGAGAAAAATAAGCCAGTTACAGATTAA